A single genomic interval of Pyrus communis chromosome 5, drPyrComm1.1, whole genome shotgun sequence harbors:
- the LOC137733296 gene encoding glycine-rich protein A3-like, protein MGGGKHEKHETTEKALFSYGSGYGSYPPQGYGSYPPQGYGSYPPQVYGYPPQAHHAYPSSGGYPPAAYPSYWGYPPTGYPGPGYGAAGIEMGGMLAGGAVAGVPAYGCGAYHGDGGSHGYGGTAGYGHGKFRHGKFGKPFEGKFNKRY, encoded by the exons ATGGGAGGTGGAAAGCACGAGAAACATGAGACAACTGAGAAAGCACTATTTTCATATGGTAGTGGGTATGGATCATACCCTCCACAAGGGTACGGATCATACCCTCCACAAGGGTACGGATCATACCCTCCACAAGTATATGGATATCCCCCGCAAGCACATCATGCATACCCTTCTTCTGGCGGGTATCCTCCTGCTGCCTATCCTTCTTATTGGGGATATCCACCAACTGGTTATCCAGGACCAG GGTATGGAGCTGCTGGCATTGAAATGGGAGGGATGTTAGCTGGAGGTGCTGTCGCAGGTGTTCCTGCGTATGGCTGTGGCGCTTACCATGGCGATGGTGGTTCCCATGGCTATGGGGGTACCGCCGGCTATGGTCATGGCAAATTTCGGCATGGGAAGTTTGGCAAACCATTTGAGGGCAAGTTCAACAAACGGTATTAA